The genomic stretch CTTGCAAGGTTCATGCACTGCCCTACCAACAAACACTATGGTACTACCAACAGGGTTCTCAAGTATATCAAAGGAACACTTGACTATGGCTTGGAGTATGTCAAGGGAAGAAATGCAATTCTAATCGGTTACTGTGATAGTGACTGGGGTGGTTTAGTTGATGACAGTAAAAGCACCACAGGATATGCTTTCTCCTTTGATAGTGGAATTTTCTCTTGGGCTTCAATCAAACAGAATTGTGTAGCACTCTCTACTACTAAAGCAGAGTATATTAGTGCATCAGAGGCAACTGCACAAGCAATTTAGCTCAGATTTGTGTTAGAGGACTTTGGTGAATTTCAAACTGAGGCTACTCCACTTCAGTGTGACAATACTGCTGCAATTTCTATCACAAAGAATCCTGTGTTTCACCAGAAAACTAAGCACATTGATCGAAGATATCACTTCATCAAGGATGCTTTACAAGAAGGAATCATTGATCTTGTCTATTGTCCTACAAATGAGCAACTAGCAGATATCTTCACAAAGTCATTGGCTCAGGATCAGTTCTGCTATCCCAGGGATAAACTTGGAGTGAAATCAGCTCAAAACTTAAAGGGGAGTGTAGAATTGTAAGTAATGAGCTGATGAGTAAATAAGAAGTCCTTTAATGTTAATTGTGTATGCACTTAGTCTTCAAAATGACAAGTGTAAGGCTTAAATGTGTAAGGCTAATTAGCCATGTGTAGTGATCCTAAAAGTTAGCTAGATGTGTGGCTGAGATCAAATGTGTTGTTTTTTGATCCATCTAAGGCAAAACGGTTGTAAAAGAGTGCATGTGTGCGTGCTCATTTGAAATAtaagaaatatatttttctctctgcaacttctacaaagaagaagaacacGCATTCCTCAATCCTCTTCTTATTGTTATCTTGCATAACTTAGCTAAATACTTCACACTAACATTTGTTTGATACATAGAACTAagttgtgttttattattttattacgtGATTTTTCGAGATTCGCAGTGCTTTGAAACTTTCGGAAAATGATATAGAAAAGACAATGATTGTACATACACTGAGAGTGCAAAATGTAAGATGGGGTTCGGGAGAAGCAAGGGGGCTGGAGATTAGGATTTATGTTGAACTTTAATATGGCTGGTAGGTTGCAAGGTTGAACTTGAACCTGATACATGTGAAAATAATCTGTAATTAGATTTTACTTACGTAGGAAATTGGTTTTTCATTTGATGTTTGGTTGATTTCTACCATTAAATTGAAATGTTAAAGTTTTATGGTTGGATGGTATACAAAgggataaataatagcactgtTTTATATGCTATGAATTGTGTTCTACCTTAATATATTGTGTGATGGCTATACAATAAAGAATTAAGGTAGTTTATGCCTCTTATTCAAAAGTGTGACATAAACATGCATGAttaaatgaacttgttttcacgACTACCTCAGTTTGAGGCAATTTTGAATTAAAGATTGCTTAAATGGTTTTGAACAATTAATTATTAGGGTTTGGAGTTCACCTTAGACCTACTCCAACCAAGGGCTATTTgccaaatttccccccaaacacCACCCAACCCAAGCTAAAacattgggctaaaagccaaatgctAAAACTGGGCCAAattctcccccccccccaaatctGCGTGGACTTGCTTGAAATTGGGCCACTCTTGGCCCGCCCACTCTCGAACACACCCCACAGGCCTCCTTCAAATCTGCTCCGGACAGAGTAGGGGCCCACTGTCAGGGCCTTGTCGGCCACTTCCCCCGAGCCTAACGGCTCTTTTCCCCATCCGACAACCATCATTTAAGGACCGTTGGAACCAAcggtccaaattcaaatttcatttttaaaaaatatgttattttaaaatacattgaattcaacagctgagatcgaatataatcaaatccaacgacaaaaaaaaagatctaacgcccaaatttaaatccaacggctaaaataattaaaaaaaattatttaactcaaaattcatccaaaaactctataaatacctatgtatttgttcaaacatccacacaaaactcaattttctcctacaattcttccaatttatctttctaccacttctttccatttccaaattgttcaacatggcaagagagCATAGAGGTCATAATTGGACctgtgaggaagatgttgctttatgcttggcatgggtttctgttagcgaagatggtgcagttggcacaaatcaaaataaaaaagttttgtgggataaaatcattgcaaagtttcaagaaaactgCAACGACGACGGGTaggatggtggtggtgtttatgatcgatGAAATactatcaacaaagcatgcacttcatggaagggaagcttggagagagccgtGGTTGGCATGCCTACTGGAAGGAGCGCTATtgaaattgtgagttttgttcttgatattttatttgtcatgtacataatatgaGTTTGCaagtaattatttttatgtattttttgcatagggtgacaaagcaatggaaaTTTACAAGACAAAAGTAACACcacaaaatcaagtttttaagcTACAACATGCTTGGGATGTCCTCAAGGATTGTCtgaggtggggaaccgatgcggaccaacaatggggaagattatttcaacgTGAAGCCACATAGACAAATGCCGGAGATGAAGGTGTCGATGAAATGACCCCAtctccttcttttgcaaggcccccggGAAGATATAagcaaaaagaagcaaagagaaaagggaagtcccacGATCCGATGAGTGGACACTTTGCTACCGGAATTGCAAAATTAAACGAAACTCATAGCACTCGCCAAGAAGAAACGGCTCGAATGCATTTGCAAATGAAGGAAATCTCAGATAGGGAGCAAGATAGGTTTGAAGTTAATTTAATGATGGAGGACCTTAGCAAATACACTCCAAAAAGGAAGAAGTTACatggtaagcaaaaggaaattttgcAAAAGTCTGCCTCAAGGAGTATGTTTCAAGATGATGAATCCTCTAAACCCTATATGCCAATTCAATCACAaagtccatcaccaagtgaagatattaattatgtggtttatgaattatcagttgtattaagtttatgatttttcaatatttatcggaatttaaatttttttagattaaaatgttcataaaattaatttacgatggtcaacatatttatttttttaatttaatttaagaaaaaaaattagcctaagttcattctttaataattccgggctaaaattttagaccAGAAaagttggagcagaaaagtttctgggctaaaagctaaatttttcgggcttaaaaatttggcttttagcccaaccattggagatggtcttattaATGTTTCTTGGCTTTTTCAAATGGTTGCAATCATAACAACAAAGTTCTTTGCAATAATATTTTCTGCACTAACCTTTACTTCTTCAGGAAAAACTTATGAGTGAGATTTTGTAGTGCAGACTTGTGTATATATGTTTTTCACCAAAGTGAAAAGACTTCAAGAACTGGATTATATATGTAAATTATGGTTTTAAAACTCGTAACATGTCAATATTCTTATCCAAGAGGAATGTATGAATGGTTTGAGATTTTTCAAGGTATAACATTTTTTAAGAGAATTAAGTTGACTGTTTTGTTGTCCAAAGACTTGAAACCTTGGttattttcttaatattttatgTGACTGTTATACAATAAGGTTACATAATCTATTTTCAAAATGGTGGTTGTTTATGTTTCTTGCCCAAAAGTGTAACATAAACATGTATGAATGATGAACATGAAATATTTGTCCATAGAGGAAAAGGTGAAGACAAGAGTATCCTCTCACAAAACCACTAATGGTGGGAGTATTCAAAGATCATGTTTCAAGCATGGGAGTGCAAGAAAGCTTTGAATCCGCTGAAGTGTGGGAGTAGAAAAGTCACTGCATGTTCGCTGTTTTTTAGTTAGTTTATTTCAAGTTCATTGCTGATAATgtgtgatttattttcaaattattgaCATGGAATAAATGTTTGATCACAGTTCCAAAGAATAAGTGCACATATATATTACTAAAATGTGCCCAATATATGAAATAATGAATGTAAAAttatttacctacaaaataaagttatgtaagttaattaaaaaataatatatctaccactttttgtttatgaattttaatttacctctttttttttttttgtacaaacaTAATGTACCTATAGTATATAATTCCTactaaaactaatatatatttGCACATGTATATATTAGTGGCAAAATGTGCCCAGTATATGTAATAATGCTTTAAAaattttacctacaaaataaaggaATGTAATTTGATTGAAACGATAATATATctactactttttgtttatgaatttcaattttccttttttttttttagaaacataatgtacctacaatataatttacctattgtttaattcttataaaaaaaattaatttacttatactttacatataaatatagataaattattttttacaggcatatataataacaaatCAAAATGGCTAATGTATATAATAATCtgtgtgaaataatttacctacaaaattaaagaatattaattgattcttgttttttttatcaaacaatattatttgatgcaaaataactGATTATACAAAGGATCCTTTTTTCAATACAAAAAATGTGCCTATAATTGTTTATGAATATgggtaaattaatatatatttatatatatatatatgtgtgtgtgtgtgtgtgtgtgtgtgtgttaataatatttatgaaacaaaaaaggtaaaatttCTGTATGGGGTTAATTGCCAATCATAATTAGGGtgagtaataatatttattaacaTAATTAGGGTTTAgtggcataagttgtaaatatgtTGTAATAATTGGTTATATATTTATCTACATGGTAGTCTAATTGAAATTTGGGTATTATTTGAATGTCTAACAttaattgggtttttgtttgaaaaaatagGAGTTTCAGTGTTCTTTCTCTAAAGATCAACTGTATATTTTATTtgacaagaaataaaaatatgaacttTTATTCATTCGTAAAAGTTAATATGCAGTCTCCGTCACACTGCTTTATAAAAACCCAGGAGACCAAAACATTACATCGATCCATTTAACTACTACGattcttcttaaaaaaaaataaaaaaaaaaaatatcttattCAACCTGATATATTTGCAGTCTCCGTCacacttcttcaaaaatcttCTTGCACTTGTGGTAGCAGGAAGCAGCATGTTTCTTCACTTTGTCAGCCTCTGGACAAAAACACGCTTTATTGATGAGTAAactatgaaaacaaaataaaaattgtactAATTAGTTTCGATATAAATGAGGGGAGTTATTATTGTCACTTCAAAAAAGcagcacaaagggggaagtgctcGATGGCTGTTTTGGAGTACTATAATAACAATTTCTTACATGAAAATATGAGATACAGCATACCCAAATCAGTTAACTCGGCCGATTTAGTATCAATGAAATGATAACCACATCCAGCAGTACATTGAAAGAGGGTGGGAGGCAACTGGTAGCTGCATCTTTTGTTGCATTGAGAGTAACAAATGCTATAAGGGGTAAGGATACGGCCTATAAACGGAGGGCGGTGGGGAAGGCCGTGATGATTATGATCAGGAAGGCGGCCATTGAGACACAAAGTTTCGTTGATACCAAAGAGATCGCAGCATTCAAGAGTACAAGACTGATCACATATATGTTGGTTAAAATTGCGAAGGCGGTCTTTAAATGATGGTAGTGGTGGACTTGGAATTGGTCGTGTGCGTGATGGCAGATTGGAGCTAGCACCGTCTGtgggtggaggaggaggacgagTAAGGTAGGGACGAAGTCTTGGTTTGTAGTGCATTGGAAGTGTCTGCACCTGCAGTGCATGAACTAGCAGGACAAGCACTGCGTTGATCATCAATAACTTTGTAACATTCAAGCTGAAAATGGTGGTTCCTTCCATGGCTAATTAAATTGTCCGTAATTTTCAGAACTTTTTGTGGTTTGTGTGTTTGATGTTTCAAAACAACCTAGCTAGGTCTTTATTTATAGACTAATTTTACCAGGTACCATTTATACATCTTGGCAACTTAACATTATCAATTAAGGTGATGAAGATCATGAGCACGTATGTATTTTTTAGAATTTCACAAATTAATATTGTGTACAATTAGCTATCGCCAAGATCTTTGGACCAcacaagaaacagaaaaaacatgattttttttaaattatcgATTCTTTGATTCATGCAGCAGAGGCTCATAGGACATTTTTACTTGGTAACAACCAAAGTTATTAGTATTGTTATTTTATGCTGGTGACAAATAGAGATCACAGTTCTCAACCCAACCGTTTCTGAGAATAGTTTTTGCACTTCTTGTAGGCTTTGTGGCAGGAAACAGCATCGCCTTTCACTTTCTCAGCATCATCACCTAGCAATATTATAACGAAATTATTAGATTCGCCAATatgtatgagaaattttatttgaggaTCTTGGTATTGTCGAGTGGCGAAATAGTCCAATTAAAAATAGTATAGGCTCGAATTTGATTAAAACACTTGAGgtatatattttaatgaattatCCTGTCATTTAATATTGTCACGTAATAAAAATTATTGTGAAACGTATGTGTCCAAATCAAGCACATAACTCTAGCAcatgtatttatattttgttggtGTAAGCGTCGAAACGTAGGGATTAATATGAAAAGTGACTTTGAGATGCGGACTCAATACTTACTGTACCTGAATCAGTTCATTTAATGAAATGATATGCAATTCCGGCGGTACATTGATAAATGTTGGGAGGCATTTGCTGGTTGCATCTCAGCAGACATTGATGCTCACACAAAGGTGGCACAACCTTGGGCAAAGGTGTCGGCACCACCCTAGGCTGACAGCTAAGACGGCGTGGAAGACAGGGACGGCCATAATGGGGAAATTCGCAGTCGGGATTGGGAGGATAAATGGGCTGAATTTTATACTTGAaagtcaatttcatattatatattttaccatattttttgtattttttataattattttagtaaaattttgatactttgttttaTATTTCTAATATAGGACATTTGACCTCTTTTGTAGCAAAACGTGATCAAACGaacaaattttggagtgattcaaattggaggatgtgttctgataggagcatattcatgcgacttaaatggcttgttctcgtgcatttatgttatgtttctttagttattttagtcctttatgcttctttcgtgtgtttttaggttcatttggctaaggaagcaaaaaaatgcattttggagcattttggagcaaaatcggacttggaatggatagctcaTGTTTGGAGAAAAagggatggacgaaattgaagaccaaattatCATCACCACCTATCATACAATTATACACTTTTCATCACCAcctatcattcatttatcacttaacatatcattcatttatcacttatcataaccatacacttatcacttatcaaaccattcacttatcacttatcataaccataaccataccttccccctttaatccacatgcactcccatccatttcatcattgcaaccattgcagaaaaacaccatcaaacccgtgcataattaaaggacaccattcaacacacacatgcacccaaaacacataCATGTCGTGGCCTACcttccatttccagctttcacatgccttcacattcatttccaacaacaatcacttcaaaagccatgcattcacatgcatttccagcaagaaaacattcttgccgtggccttcacatGCAaatccagcatcttcacatacaattccatctctccattctcataccacaacacaaacacttccccattccatgccgtgagtctcccttataatccaaacaccacttctcatccatttccataattccacacttccattccccccaaaccaactatccttagaccttgtactacaacaaagaggaggagaagggcctaaacgttcatacaattcaagtttgagttgttggaatttttaggtgttttcttttccttgatttcaatgcttaaatttacttatctttgttttgtacgtatgaggaactaaacccccttggctaggggggattcgaaataaatgtttatgcttgcattttgatttgattacttctaattgcgtttcataagttgtgatttcaatttgtttaaccgtttgattgataacttatttatgtatgtttattaagagtgcacgcttaattttcatgcatgaatatgacgctagaatataagtgagtttcacctaatcgttatgaacttatattcacaagtagtggaggttgcttataaacaatcgcgttaaatgaattcttggcacgagtttcatgctcatcatagtaacgaatgtctcgtcaacacttatagttttcataatgcttaatgatctttgattgtatctttattgtgttgttcacgtaaaggacttttggagaatgtagtgaattgcgttgcgcaaacccatccaattcattaacttaaggaaaacttgacggttaatttaagcggacctaattgacccggggtgatgagtttcataatttattgaaatgcaattggaaatctttttattatgtaagtgtaacatgtgtggagatgaaccccttggctagcatccattcattccatttcatcaatttcatatttacatcctgtctagtttattaacttgtttcgttatttcaattttcgtcaaacctaaacccccctttactttcttgttctttaatgcttagaatctgtttagtttatgttttaaagtatttttgaattctttgagtctagtttagtgttttatattgcgtttttacgtttttgagtcaaatccaagagattaacaatccctcctaatccccggtccagaacgatccctacttatacttatactacaatttgacaaaaagagggtttaatttgtgtgcgtataaatcacgcaccATGTTCGTGTCAAAATTTTGGCTTTTTCTACCAAACGGTTATTATTTGGCGATGGAATAAAGAAGCAGTGCGCTTTGCTAGAAAGTGACGTTTCTGGGTTTAATTGCGATTTTTGGAGATAACCTCTAatgggtttgtggccttctGAAGAAGTGTTCAGAATATTCCAAAGTTTAAATCTAGCTATTTTGGGTCAATTTTGGAGCAGATATGGGTCCAAAATGTGGCTGTAGAGATTTTGGGcaaattttactatttaatttagtattatatttCCAATTTATTTTAACTTATTTGGTTTCCTAATCTGATTGGAAGACCTTTTTCTAGGAGAATTGAATGATAGCAGTTTAAATAAACTTGGCCGGCCCTATTTATCCTTCTTCTCTACATGATATCTGAGAGAGGAAATTGACCAAGCTTAgagattttcaaacttttacattcaaggtgttttcaatcttttattatttcactacaatttctttttattttaattatgaatatgcgtaactaatctcttttgctagggtgaggccatGAGCATTTAGACTTTTGAATGATTAATCACTggtttaaactatctaagtATCTTGATGATTCACGatcattaggatatttagaaaagtaatttgatgcaattttggtcggagggtccgtccctgaaattgacgaaagcttcttgtggttaatatatgcaagttcacttaggagaattctgaaaagaatgtgtttaggagtttgtgggtagcaaatggtTTAACTTTTTAGTGGGAGAATagggctatttataggggagtagcctgccctatttggagaatattGGTTGTCCATATATGGTGAAATTGtatgaataattgcaagatattatgtaaaataatatcttgcaattaacataaCAATTAAtcttaaattaaatagaaaaattgggagttacattttaaatgaggaaaactaatgaaaatggcttgaaaactttgagttttaatgataaggacaaaataaaaggcaaagtgaatagtaccaggattgactttttagtgtaaaaatatgttttttcgttaaagtgaacattGCCGtgggcttttcattaaaactttcttttgaataaggattttataaggagtgatgagagggatttgaataaataccattttaatcacctttgacttttccttgattgagccgttattgtctattgcatgcacatgagaacCTCGGTGTACCTCGAgggtaatattttcttttttacccaaaaatctaTGTGTTACttctataattttcttgattatttttagtGCCACATATTATATATGTTGTTAACTCTTTTGAACATGTGGTAAAAATGTAATCACCAGGGAGCACCAGGACCATAGCCATCGGTTGAATAATCGTTGGTTGTGCCGCTACAGCATTCAAAAGAGCATAATGCATTGCATATACGTTTACAATAGTGAAGCCGCTTCTTCATTATCGGTTTTATGTTTGGGCTACTAATTATATAAAGTCCAAGAACTGCAAAGCCCAGATAAATAGAATGAACCCAACTTTGTAAAGTGAGTTGTCAAACTCCTTTCCCTTTTTAGGTCCGGAATCATTTAGCTTTAGCTATTGTTATACTACAGTATTCTACTACATTTATAAATGAGGGTTCTCAAACTCGGCTctcataattttaaaaataatgagtTTAAATACTCAATTATGTTGCCAATTATATACGACTTAGCCCAAATCTCTCAtcactaatatttttttctcaaaaaaaaaaaaaaaacccaaagaaTAACCATTTAGCTGCACAATATGTAAATTATAGGAAATTCTAAAGACAATAATTTATTCTCACTCGGAGTTTGTTTAATTTTAGGTCAACAAAATCTGTATGTACAGTAATTGAGAACTGCAAATACGCTCATGGATAACTGTAAAAACACCAATTTAATACATGAAATAAGCATGCAAAGTTTTGGATTTGTTTACAATAGCTTGCAAAATATTTGTACATAAAGTGGACTGTAGGAACATTATCCTCAACCTAACTTAAAAGCGGAGACCACAATATGGATGCCTTTGGAATAATGGCAGTCTCATTTTTTCGCCCCAAAGTTAGGCAGCTCTCAACTACAGACAAAGACCCTTCAGTTCTCCCCAAACCTCCACATTCCTCTTCAGTTTTCACCTTCCAGACAGTTTTTCTAATACCCCCACACGTTGATTAGGACACCCTTCAAATATCCAAATGAATCTAAACCCTACAATTAAGCCATATTAATGGCCATCACTGTCTTATTCGTCAAATATGGTTCTCAATACTTCAGAAGAATACGCTACGCTCACTCGCGCACGCTTGTATAGCTGATTTATGACCCAATGGATAGTGTTGAATTAGGAACATCACATCGAATGTCTGGTAAGGACTGGAGATTTTGGGTCTATTCTTTTGAAATAAGGTGTCTGTTTCTACTTTATCCCTCTTACCCAAAGGTCCCAAAGCCAAAGCCAAGAGGAcccctttgaaattttgaatgcaATGAACAGTGTACAAATTGGCATCTCTCCAAATGGAATATAGGAAAAGAGAAAGTGTAGCAAGCTTTACAGCCCATCATTCTTATAGCTTTTTGTAGGAGATTGATTAGTTAGCAAATCA from Pyrus communis chromosome 7, drPyrComm1.1, whole genome shotgun sequence encodes the following:
- the LOC137740604 gene encoding uncharacterized mitochondrial protein AtMg00810-like gives rise to the protein MGNSQQMLEEFKKDMMTKYEMTNLGLLHHFLGMGIIQTHTSIFLHQRKYAISLLDNFGLSECKSIATPLVTTEKLSKDDGIGPANEEQYRKIVESLLYLTVTRPNVMYAASLLARFMHCPTNKHYGTTNRVLKYIKGTLDYGLEYVKGRNAILIGYCDSDWGGLVDDSKSTTGYAFSFDSGIFSWASIKQNCVALSTTKAEYISASEKTKHIDRRYHFIKDALQEGIIDLVYCPTNEQLADIFTKSLAQDQFCYPRDKLGVKSAQNLKGSVEFALKLSENDIEKTMIVHTLRVQNVRWGSGEARGLEIRIYVEL